A window of the Oscillospiraceae bacterium NTUH-002-81 genome harbors these coding sequences:
- a CDS encoding cell wall hydrolase: protein MIENIPVDPKVTTKDGFMRDTGKIVTACVLAVALFLQTGMVGEATSTKTQQQIDSLKKQQQETQDKLDDAESEKKKLEAAKTKLENYLLELNNQFAQLSAELDDLETQLTDKQEELNITEQDLEEAKAKEEQQYADMKKRIQFMYENGNMDYLTLFLQAGSINDFLNQADYASELVAYDRRMLTEFRETKEQIEATEARLQQEKEELETLQAQVTEKQQEVNDLVQSTGTKINEYTNEIAQAQKLVDQYEGKLESQQNALDSLIAKAKKEEDEAEKKKAAAAASKNSNVQTTTSTGTTNNGAASNVQASDLDMLAAIIYCEAGSEGYDGQLAVGAVVMNRVRSSSYPNSIMGVIYQSGQFSPVASGRFILALSQGSATSSCRQAAQAAVGGSSNVGGCLSFRRNTGDISGIVIGNHVFY from the coding sequence ATGATAGAGAATATACCTGTTGACCCCAAAGTGACAACAAAGGATGGATTTATGAGAGATACGGGAAAAATTGTGACCGCGTGTGTGCTGGCAGTGGCGCTGTTTTTGCAGACAGGCATGGTGGGAGAGGCCACCAGCACCAAGACCCAGCAGCAGATCGACAGCCTGAAAAAGCAGCAGCAGGAGACGCAGGACAAGCTGGACGATGCGGAATCGGAGAAGAAGAAGCTGGAAGCGGCGAAAACAAAGCTGGAGAATTATCTGCTGGAGCTGAACAACCAGTTTGCCCAGCTGAGTGCGGAGTTGGATGATCTGGAGACCCAGCTTACAGATAAACAGGAAGAACTGAATATCACGGAGCAGGATCTGGAGGAGGCGAAGGCAAAAGAAGAGCAGCAGTATGCGGATATGAAAAAACGTATCCAGTTCATGTATGAGAATGGAAATATGGACTACCTGACCCTGTTTTTACAGGCGGGAAGCATCAATGACTTTTTAAACCAGGCGGATTATGCGTCGGAGCTGGTGGCCTATGACCGGCGGATGCTGACGGAATTCCGGGAAACCAAGGAGCAGATCGAGGCCACCGAGGCCCGACTCCAGCAGGAGAAGGAAGAGCTGGAGACGCTGCAGGCCCAGGTGACGGAAAAGCAGCAGGAGGTAAACGATCTGGTGCAGTCCACCGGAACGAAGATCAACGAATACACGAATGAGATCGCCCAGGCGCAGAAGCTGGTGGATCAGTATGAAGGAAAGCTGGAGAGCCAGCAGAATGCGCTGGATTCCCTCATTGCCAAGGCCAAGAAGGAAGAGGACGAGGCAGAGAAGAAGAAAGCCGCAGCGGCAGCCAGCAAAAACAGCAATGTACAGACCACCACCAGCACCGGGACGACCAACAACGGGGCGGCAAGCAATGTGCAGGCCAGTGACCTGGACATGCTGGCGGCGATCATTTACTGTGAGGCCGGTTCGGAGGGGTATGATGGACAGCTGGCGGTGGGCGCGGTGGTCATGAACCGCGTACGGAGCAGCAGCTATCCCAACAGTATCATGGGCGTGATTTATCAGAGCGGCCAGTTCAGCCCGGTGGCCAGCGGTCGGTTTATCCTGGCGCTTTCTCAGGGCAGTGCCACGTCCAGCTGTCGGCAGGCGGCTCAGGCGGCGGTGGGCGGAAGCTCCAATGTGGGCGGCTGCTTAAGCTTCCGGCGCAACACCGGGGACATCAGTGGCATTGTCATCGGCAACCATGTTTTTTATTAA
- a CDS encoding HAD family phosphatase — protein MDKKISCAIFDVDGTLLDSMGVWINIGDIYLRKKGYEPDPELAEKVKVMTVPLTAAYMKETYHMPETAEEITREIEDTVKDFYYYQAEDKQDARAYMKKLYDQGTRIFVATASERDPIEHALARVGMWPMVEQLFTSSELGCGKSQDGYWALVASKIGVPVEDLTIFEDSLHAVETAVQAGCTVVAISDRYTVEDEPALRKLADRYIYNFTELL, from the coding sequence ATGGATAAAAAAATAAGCTGTGCAATTTTTGATGTGGATGGAACACTGCTGGATTCCATGGGGGTGTGGATCAATATTGGAGATATTTATCTGCGAAAAAAGGGCTATGAGCCTGACCCGGAGCTGGCGGAGAAGGTAAAGGTGATGACTGTGCCGCTGACGGCCGCCTATATGAAGGAGACGTACCACATGCCGGAAACGGCGGAGGAGATCACCCGGGAGATCGAGGATACGGTGAAGGATTTCTATTATTATCAGGCCGAGGACAAGCAGGATGCCAGAGCGTACATGAAGAAGCTTTACGACCAGGGAACAAGGATCTTTGTGGCAACGGCTTCCGAGCGGGATCCAATTGAACATGCGCTGGCACGGGTGGGCATGTGGCCCATGGTGGAGCAGCTGTTTACCAGCTCAGAGCTGGGCTGCGGCAAGAGTCAGGACGGTTACTGGGCGCTGGTGGCATCCAAGATCGGTGTGCCCGTGGAAGATCTGACCATTTTCGAGGATTCCCTGCACGCGGTGGAGACGGCGGTACAGGCAGGCTGCACGGTGGTTGCTATTTCTGACCGGTACACGGTGGAGGACGAACCGGCGCTCCGCAAGCTGGCCGATCGCTATATTTACAACTTCACGGAACTTTTATGA
- the thrH gene encoding bifunctional phosphoserine phosphatase/homoserine phosphotransferase ThrH, whose amino-acid sequence MYITCLDVEGVLVPEIWIAFAEASGIPELKRTTRDEPDYNKLMNWRLGILKEHGLGLKEIQATIEKIDPLPGAKEFLDELRSFTQVILISDTFTQFATPLMKKLGWPTLFCNSLEVAENGEITGFKMRTEQSKLSTVKALQSIGFETIASGDSYNDLGMIQASKAGFLFRSTDKIKADHPELPAYEKYEDLLAAIKNAMK is encoded by the coding sequence ATGTATATTACCTGTCTTGATGTGGAAGGCGTACTGGTACCTGAGATCTGGATTGCTTTTGCAGAGGCAAGCGGTATCCCGGAGTTGAAACGGACGACCCGCGATGAGCCGGATTACAATAAGCTGATGAACTGGCGGCTGGGTATCCTGAAGGAGCATGGCCTGGGATTGAAGGAGATTCAGGCAACCATCGAGAAGATCGATCCGCTGCCGGGTGCAAAGGAATTTCTGGATGAGCTTCGTTCTTTTACCCAGGTGATCTTGATCAGCGATACCTTTACCCAGTTTGCCACCCCGCTGATGAAGAAGCTGGGCTGGCCGACACTGTTCTGCAACAGCCTGGAGGTGGCAGAGAATGGAGAGATCACCGGTTTCAAGATGCGGACAGAGCAGTCCAAACTGAGCACGGTGAAAGCGCTGCAGTCCATCGGCTTTGAGACCATTGCCAGCGGCGATTCCTACAACGATCTGGGCATGATCCAGGCCAGCAAGGCAGGGTTCCTGTTCCGAAGCACGGATAAGATCAAGGCAGATCACCCGGAACTGCCCGCTTATGAGAAATATGAGGATCTTCTGGCGGCAATTAAGAATGCAATGAAATAA
- a CDS encoding C69 family dipeptidase: MPCTTILVGKKASYDGSTIIARNDDSGAGHFTPKKFVVVHPEEQPRKYKSVISHVEIDLPEDPMRYTSMPNVLEGKGVWAASGVNAAHVGMTATETITSNPRVLGADPLVEYQPAADGREEVPGGIGEEDIVYLVLPYIHTAREGVARLGSLLEQYGTYEMNGIAFQDKDEIWWLETIGGHHWMAKRVPDDHYVVMPNQQGIVDFDLEDALTAQKEHMCSADLGEFIKKYHLDLSVDGKFNARAAFGSHDDADHVYNTPRAWFLLRYFNPRTKKWDGPLADYTPESDDLPWCMVPEKKITIEDVKYALSAHFQGTPYDPYAAYGDDSMRGAYRSIGINRNDFLSVIQMRSENPVEWIAFASNAFNVLVPFYTDVEETPAYVSNTAADVSTDNFYWVSRLIAAMADASYKGSIFHLERYQEKVMSEGHAIINRYDDLLAKESDPKAQTRLRQQANEEMAQLLKKDAATTLDQVLFELSNQMKNCYARSDA, translated from the coding sequence ATGCCCTGTACAACAATACTGGTCGGCAAAAAAGCATCTTATGACGGCTCCACCATCATTGCCCGCAATGATGACTCCGGCGCCGGTCATTTTACCCCAAAGAAATTCGTGGTGGTGCACCCGGAGGAGCAGCCGCGAAAATATAAATCTGTGATTTCTCATGTGGAGATCGATCTGCCGGAGGATCCCATGCGCTATACCTCCATGCCCAATGTGCTGGAAGGAAAGGGCGTGTGGGCGGCCAGCGGCGTGAACGCAGCCCATGTGGGCATGACGGCGACGGAGACGATCACCTCCAATCCCCGGGTGCTGGGGGCAGATCCGCTGGTGGAGTATCAGCCTGCCGCGGATGGCAGGGAAGAGGTGCCCGGCGGCATCGGCGAGGAGGACATCGTTTATCTGGTGCTTCCGTATATCCACACCGCCAGAGAGGGTGTGGCGCGTCTGGGCAGCCTGCTGGAACAGTATGGCACTTACGAGATGAACGGCATCGCATTTCAGGATAAGGACGAGATCTGGTGGCTGGAAACCATCGGCGGTCATCACTGGATGGCAAAGCGGGTACCGGACGATCACTATGTGGTGATGCCTAACCAGCAGGGCATTGTGGATTTTGATCTGGAGGATGCGCTGACGGCGCAGAAGGAACACATGTGCTCCGCCGACCTGGGGGAATTTATTAAAAAGTACCACCTGGATCTGTCTGTGGATGGAAAGTTTAACGCCAGAGCGGCGTTTGGCAGCCACGATGATGCGGATCATGTATACAACACGCCCCGGGCCTGGTTCCTGCTGCGGTATTTTAACCCCCGCACGAAAAAATGGGATGGTCCGCTGGCAGATTATACGCCGGAGTCCGATGATCTGCCCTGGTGTATGGTGCCGGAGAAAAAGATCACGATAGAGGACGTAAAGTATGCTCTTTCTGCCCATTTTCAGGGAACACCCTATGACCCGTATGCCGCTTACGGAGACGATTCTATGCGTGGCGCTTACCGTTCCATCGGCATCAACCGGAACGATTTCCTGTCGGTGATCCAGATGCGTTCCGAAAATCCGGTGGAGTGGATCGCTTTTGCTTCCAATGCGTTCAACGTGCTGGTGCCGTTTTACACCGATGTGGAGGAGACACCTGCCTATGTATCCAACACGGCGGCGGACGTTTCCACGGATAATTTTTACTGGGTGAGCCGCCTCATCGCGGCCATGGCCGACGCGTCCTATAAGGGTTCCATTTTCCATCTGGAGCGCTATCAGGAGAAGGTCATGTCCGAGGGGCATGCCATCATCAACCGCTACGACGATCTTCTGGCGAAGGAGAGCGATCCCAAGGCACAGACCCGGCTGCGGCAGCAGGCCAATGAGGAAATGGCACAGCTGCTGAAAAAGGATGCAGCCACCACGCTGGATCAGGTGCTGTTTGAACTGAGCAATCAGATGAAAAACTGCTACGCCCGGTCAGACGCATAG
- a CDS encoding phosphatase PAP2 family protein: MGMEFKMLDYLQNIRTSVGDAAMCFVTMLGDAGMIWILLTVILLTIPKTRKSGVVLLAALCADLILCNGILKNLFARIRPCDINTQVQLLIARPDDFSFPSGHTAASFTAVAALYFSGEKKLWKMALILACLIAFSRLYLYVHYPTDILGGILVGIVAGYIGYIVVNRCGTIQNR, from the coding sequence ATGGGAATGGAATTTAAGATGTTGGATTACCTGCAAAATATACGGACTTCTGTGGGCGATGCAGCGATGTGTTTTGTCACCATGCTGGGCGATGCGGGGATGATCTGGATTTTGTTGACGGTCATACTGCTGACAATTCCAAAGACGAGGAAAAGCGGTGTTGTATTGCTGGCAGCGTTATGTGCAGATCTTATATTATGCAATGGGATATTAAAAAATTTGTTTGCCAGAATACGTCCATGCGATATAAATACACAGGTTCAGCTGCTCATTGCAAGACCGGATGATTTTTCTTTTCCCTCAGGTCATACAGCAGCATCCTTTACAGCAGTGGCGGCATTATATTTTTCAGGAGAAAAGAAACTGTGGAAAATGGCGTTGATCCTTGCGTGTCTGATCGCATTTTCCAGACTGTATTTATATGTACATTATCCGACGGATATACTGGGTGGAATTTTGGTTGGAATTGTGGCCGGTTATATAGGCTATATTGTGGTGAACAGATGTGGTACAATACAGAACAGATAA
- a CDS encoding DUF554 domain-containing protein, with protein sequence MRGLGTIINALAILVGGVLGILFKRFLKERYQDTIIKATGFSVMFLGAAGTLSKMLSIGSDGTLSTRGSMVMILSLALGALLGELIDLDAQFERFGEWLKHKTRSDGDNQFVRGFVAASLTVSIGAMAVIGSVQDGIYGDHSTLVAKAILDFIIVLIMASSMGKGCVFSFIPVAVLQGTMTALAVVLSGFMTGAVLNNLSLVGNILIFCVGINLVWPKTIKVANLLPSLLIAVAMAYGG encoded by the coding sequence ATGCGAGGTTTGGGAACGATCATCAATGCGCTGGCCATTCTGGTGGGCGGCGTGCTGGGCATCCTGTTCAAACGCTTTCTGAAGGAACGTTATCAGGATACCATCATTAAAGCCACAGGTTTTTCTGTGATGTTTCTGGGAGCGGCAGGAACGCTCTCCAAAATGCTGTCCATCGGGTCGGATGGGACTTTGAGCACCAGAGGATCTATGGTGATGATTCTGTCACTGGCACTGGGGGCACTGCTGGGAGAACTCATTGATCTGGATGCGCAGTTTGAGCGTTTCGGCGAGTGGCTCAAGCATAAGACCCGCAGCGATGGTGACAATCAATTTGTCCGCGGTTTTGTGGCGGCCTCCCTGACGGTAAGTATCGGAGCCATGGCTGTCATCGGTTCCGTTCAGGATGGCATTTACGGCGATCATTCCACACTGGTGGCAAAGGCAATTCTGGATTTTATCATCGTTCTCATTATGGCATCGTCTATGGGAAAGGGCTGTGTGTTCTCATTTATTCCGGTGGCGGTGCTGCAAGGCACCATGACTGCCCTTGCCGTGGTGCTCTCCGGCTTTATGACGGGTGCAGTTCTGAACAATCTCTCACTGGTGGGTAATATCCTGATTTTTTGTGTGGGAATCAATCTGGTGTGGCCTAAAACCATCAAGGTGGCAAATCTGCTGCCGTCTCTGCTGATCGCAGTGGCTATGGCGTATGGGGGCTGA
- a CDS encoding EFR1 family ferrodoxin (N-terminal region resembles flavodoxins. C-terminal ferrodoxin region binds two 4Fe-4S clusters.) has translation MSDKMEVYYFSPTGGTKKVSSIFADAMEKEVIWHDLGSKEPMMEKPEGKMIVVAAPVFGGRIPSVVREKIEKLSGTGKKAVTIAVYGNRAYEDALLEMNDILMKCGFTVIASGAFVAQHSMAPEVGAGRPDGEDEKEIHKFAESVKNSTATENVHVPGNRPYKPEMNMPVTPISIPSCTMCGKCVTVCPTNAISVSDGAVITDAEKCILCMACTHVCTEQARIRPLPLQQETEQMLGALKSVRNKNEVFL, from the coding sequence ATGTCAGATAAAATGGAGGTATACTATTTCAGTCCCACAGGAGGGACGAAAAAAGTGAGTAGTATTTTTGCGGATGCGATGGAAAAAGAAGTAATTTGGCATGATCTGGGAAGTAAGGAACCTATGATGGAGAAGCCGGAAGGCAAAATGATTGTTGTTGCAGCTCCTGTTTTTGGAGGCCGTATTCCTTCGGTTGTACGTGAGAAAATAGAAAAACTCTCAGGAACCGGAAAAAAGGCAGTAACGATAGCGGTCTATGGAAATCGGGCATATGAAGATGCTCTGTTGGAAATGAATGACATTTTGATGAAATGTGGATTTACAGTAATTGCTTCAGGTGCATTTGTAGCGCAGCATTCCATGGCACCTGAAGTAGGAGCGGGAAGACCAGATGGAGAAGATGAGAAAGAAATCCATAAATTTGCAGAATCTGTCAAGAATAGCACTGCTACAGAGAATGTTCATGTTCCAGGCAATCGTCCATACAAACCAGAGATGAATATGCCGGTTACACCAATTTCTATACCATCCTGTACGATGTGTGGAAAATGCGTAACGGTCTGTCCGACAAACGCTATTTCAGTTTCAGATGGAGCAGTGATTACGGATGCAGAGAAATGTATTCTTTGTATGGCCTGTACTCATGTCTGTACGGAACAGGCGAGAATTCGTCCGCTTCCATTACAGCAGGAAACGGAACAGATGCTTGGCGCCTTAAAGAGCGTCAGAAACAAAAACGAAGTGTTCTTATAA
- a CDS encoding GNAT family N-acetyltransferase, which produces MIRELRKADINIVADIWLDTNIKAHYFISAQYWKRNLELVKELLLQATVYVYEDNYEIQGFIGMNGEYIEGIFVSEAMQSQGIGKILLNYVKDTRSKLLLNVYQKNIPAISFYQREGFEIQYSGLDEATGEKDYVMAWQQK; this is translated from the coding sequence ATGATCAGAGAATTACGAAAAGCAGATATCAATATAGTTGCAGATATATGGTTGGATACCAATATAAAGGCCCATTATTTTATCTCTGCTCAATATTGGAAAAGAAATTTGGAGCTTGTGAAAGAACTGCTGTTGCAGGCAACCGTCTATGTCTATGAAGATAATTATGAGATACAGGGCTTTATCGGAATGAATGGTGAATATATAGAAGGCATTTTTGTTTCTGAGGCAATGCAGTCGCAGGGCATTGGCAAAATTCTGCTGAATTATGTAAAGGATACAAGGAGCAAACTGCTTTTAAATGTATATCAAAAAAATATACCGGCCATATCTTTTTATCAGAGAGAAGGATTTGAGATTCAGTATAGCGGCCTGGATGAAGCTACCGGGGAAAAAGATTATGTAATGGCATGGCAGCAGAAATAG
- a CDS encoding Type 1 glutamine amidotransferase-like domain-containing protein, whose amino-acid sequence MKLFLCSHFSSVGSLIKEEIDNKKVAFIPTASLREGYTGYVGSARKLFNKLGAAVTEIDISTEAYLTIQSVFEDADVIYFTGGNSFFLMDQLRKTGTDELLKKELEKGKLMIGESAGAIICAPTIQYIEQMDEKPEDYSQEDDAGLDLIDFYVLPHYLTAPFKKVTEKIMTEFSDLNLSPINNRQGIVIDGEGSKVICKD is encoded by the coding sequence ATGAAACTGTTTTTATGTTCGCACTTTTCAAGTGTAGGAAGTTTGATAAAAGAAGAAATTGATAACAAGAAAGTCGCATTTATTCCCACAGCTTCGCTGCGTGAAGGCTATACCGGTTATGTCGGCTCGGCTCGAAAGCTATTCAATAAACTGGGAGCAGCCGTAACTGAAATTGATATTTCAACGGAGGCTTATTTAACGATACAGTCTGTTTTTGAAGATGCGGATGTGATATATTTTACTGGTGGAAATTCTTTCTTCCTTATGGACCAGCTCCGTAAAACGGGAACGGATGAGCTATTGAAGAAGGAATTGGAAAAGGGAAAACTGATGATCGGTGAATCGGCAGGTGCGATTATATGCGCTCCAACTATCCAATATATTGAACAAATGGATGAAAAGCCGGAGGACTACTCACAAGAAGATGATGCAGGGCTTGATTTGATTGATTTCTATGTTCTTCCGCATTATCTTACAGCACCATTTAAGAAAGTTACCGAGAAAATAATGACTGAATTTTCGGATTTGAATCTATCCCCAATTAACAACCGCCAGGGAATTGTAATTGATGGTGAAGGTTCAAAGGTTATTTGCAAAGACTAA
- a CDS encoding toxin-antitoxin system protein codes for MRTIFAEYNPQRNSIYIYTNVGYMLRDCALTSLAVDEPLEYARLYLEGNLQMWVDAEDSLEL; via the coding sequence ATGAGAACAATATTTGCAGAATACAATCCACAACGAAACAGCATTTACATTTATACAAATGTTGGCTATATGCTTCGAGACTGTGCATTGACTTCACTTGCAGTCGATGAACCACTTGAATATGCGAGATTATATCTTGAGGGCAATTTACAGATGTGGGTAGATGCAGAAGATTCATTAGAGTTATAA
- a CDS encoding DUF126 domain-containing protein, which translates to MTELKATIVVAGSVCAPALCSKVPLSFWGGVDPHTGEVIDVHHDLNGQCMTGKVLLIPAGRGSCSGSGIMLEMIRQQTAPAALISIEAEPIISLGSIMGYELYQRGVPIFTLKEEEFNAIKDKTVLNISQDGIITFDNSSVEG; encoded by the coding sequence ATGACAGAATTAAAGGCAACTATTGTCGTTGCAGGGAGTGTTTGTGCGCCTGCACTTTGTTCTAAAGTTCCTCTTAGTTTTTGGGGTGGCGTTGATCCACATACAGGAGAGGTGATAGATGTGCACCATGATTTAAATGGGCAATGCATGACAGGAAAAGTTCTGTTAATTCCAGCTGGGCGTGGCTCATGTTCGGGTTCAGGAATTATGCTTGAAATGATTCGGCAGCAGACAGCGCCTGCCGCATTGATCAGTATAGAGGCAGAACCAATCATATCATTAGGGTCAATTATGGGATATGAATTGTATCAACGGGGAGTACCAATCTTTACATTGAAGGAAGAAGAATTTAATGCAATAAAAGATAAAACCGTATTAAATATCTCGCAGGATGGAATTATTACTTTTGATAATAGTTCTGTAGAAGGATAG
- a CDS encoding aconitase X catalytic domain-containing protein has product MELTTRQQEMLEGKEGEGKKIAMRIVARMGELYGAKRLLPVHSAHMDGCCYTTIWDAGLDFVEYLVKIGTKVEVPSTTNITARDTKAWQLLKTPADFSDKSRRIEEAYVKLGCIPTWSCAPYQCANTPHFGENIAWSESNAVNYINSVVGARTNRYPDLVDLCCAIVGYVPEFGLHLTENRAAQYLYRLEGFSGNDFTDSSDYALLGYLVGKTCGTKIPVIEGLPKHTTHDNLKALSAASAAGGSVGLFHAVGITPEASSLEEALQGKNPEITKVIRPEDIAATKRELTNAVNEHVDLVVVGCPHASYSEMQQILHLMNGRKVKGGTQFWLQTGQAEKDLAQRSGLLKELEDLGIFIMQDSCINNFPMKNQGFKTIVTNSGKMAHYAPGTTGAAIVFGSLIQCISAATEGRVEL; this is encoded by the coding sequence ATGGAATTAACAACAAGGCAGCAAGAAATGCTGGAAGGCAAAGAAGGGGAAGGAAAGAAAATTGCGATGCGAATAGTAGCCCGTATGGGTGAGCTTTATGGAGCAAAGCGTTTACTTCCAGTGCATAGTGCACATATGGACGGATGTTGTTACACAACAATCTGGGATGCAGGCTTGGATTTTGTCGAATACTTGGTGAAAATTGGCACAAAAGTGGAAGTGCCATCCACTACGAACATTACTGCACGTGATACAAAAGCGTGGCAGCTATTGAAAACACCAGCAGATTTTTCGGATAAAAGCCGAAGAATTGAAGAGGCATATGTGAAGTTAGGATGCATACCAACTTGGTCGTGTGCGCCATACCAATGCGCCAATACACCACATTTTGGTGAGAATATTGCATGGTCGGAATCAAATGCAGTCAATTACATTAACTCAGTAGTTGGCGCCCGCACCAATCGGTATCCTGATTTGGTAGATCTTTGTTGTGCAATTGTAGGATATGTCCCTGAATTTGGATTGCACTTAACGGAAAATCGCGCAGCTCAGTATCTGTATAGGCTGGAAGGATTTTCAGGAAATGACTTCACGGATAGTTCAGATTATGCATTGCTTGGTTATTTGGTTGGAAAAACATGCGGTACTAAAATACCTGTAATCGAAGGGCTGCCCAAGCATACTACACACGATAATTTAAAAGCTTTGTCAGCAGCATCTGCCGCAGGTGGTTCAGTCGGTCTATTCCATGCAGTAGGAATTACGCCAGAGGCATCTTCTCTTGAGGAAGCTCTTCAAGGAAAAAACCCGGAAATTACAAAAGTTATTCGTCCGGAGGATATTGCAGCAACAAAACGGGAATTAACTAATGCGGTTAATGAACATGTAGATCTTGTTGTAGTAGGTTGTCCACATGCTTCCTATTCAGAAATGCAGCAGATTCTTCATCTAATGAATGGCAGGAAAGTTAAAGGAGGAACACAATTCTGGCTTCAGACTGGTCAGGCAGAAAAAGATTTGGCACAGCGAAGTGGACTCTTAAAAGAATTGGAAGATTTGGGGATTTTTATTATGCAGGATAGCTGTATTAATAATTTCCCAATGAAAAACCAGGGATTCAAAACAATTGTAACAAATTCTGGTAAAATGGCACATTATGCACCGGGAACAACTGGAGCAGCGATTGTTTTTGGCAGCCTTATACAATGTATTAGTGCTGCAACAGAAGGGAGAGTAGAGTTATGA